One Nicotiana tomentosiformis chromosome 4, ASM39032v3, whole genome shotgun sequence genomic window carries:
- the LOC138910025 gene encoding uncharacterized protein: MVGKKLLLRLSPMKGVMRFEKKGKLSPRYIVPFEVLERIEEMPYNLALPPSISGVHQVFHVFILRKYYDDLSHVFNFSIVQLDGDLTYDIEPVAMLDWHVRKLRSKNIASVKVEWSGQPDDEATWETEQKIQSSYPHLFETPSIIVDTFKDERLFNRGRM; encoded by the coding sequence atggtgggaaAGAAGTTATTGCTCAGattatcgcccatgaagggtgtgatgaggttcgaaaagaagggaaagttgagccctcggtatattgtcCCTTTTGAGGTTCTTGAGAGGATTGAAGAGATGCCCTACAatcttgcattgccacctagtataTCGGGTGTTCACcaagtgtttcatgttttcatcCTCCGGAAGTATTACgatgatctgtctcatgtgtttaATTTTAGCATAGTTCAGTTAGATGGAGATTTGACATATGATATTGAACCAGTGGCCATGTTGGATtggcatgttcgaaagttgaggtcaaagaatatagcttcagtaaaaGTTGAGTGGAGTGGTCAGCCAGATGacgaggctacttgggagaccgagcagaaGATACAAAGCagctatccacacctatttgagactccaagtattatTGTAGAtacattcaaggacgaacgtttgtttaatagggggagaatgtaa